A single window of Vigna unguiculata cultivar IT97K-499-35 chromosome 1, ASM411807v1, whole genome shotgun sequence DNA harbors:
- the LOC114173293 gene encoding uncharacterized protein At4g22758-like, translating into MKSGFEKMVLQKNKKKGRYEDETRRKSTRFLVTINIMGSAGPIRFVVNEKEVVSAVIETALKSYAREGRLPVLGFDATNFFLYCANAGFDAVSPLEAIGSFGVRNFVLCKKQVYSSKTAPQSELVSQKSGGGWKAWLNKSLGLKILSH; encoded by the exons atgaagagtgGTTTTGAGAAGATGGTGTTGCAGAAGAACAAGAAGAAGGGAAGGTACGAGGATGAGACAAGGAGGAAGAGTACTAGGTTTCTGGTTACGATTAACATAATGGGGAGTGCGGGACCCATAAGGTTTGTGGTGAACGAGAAAGAGGTTGTTTCTGCGGTCATTGAAACTGCTCTCAAATCCTATGCTCGTGAAGGGAGGCTTCCTGTTCTGGGATTTGATGCCACCAATTTCTTTCTTTACTGTGCAAATGCTGGCTTTGATG CCGTGAGTCCATTGGAAGCGATAGGATCTTTTGGGGTGAGGAACTTTGTGCTGTGCAAAAAACAGGTTTACTCATCAAAAACAGCTCCACAATCTGAGCTTGTATCTCAAAAGAGCGGTGGTGGATGGAAGGCATGGTTGAATAAATCATTGGGTTTAAAGATCCTAAGCCATTAA
- the LOC114189972 gene encoding protein PTST, chloroplastic isoform X1: MKYENMVLNSFKNKVTSVFSRVPWGSNNHFIMEISIARPHLETRGVFFSNISRTIAWESSKKPPCTVAALSSTQDFHRLASSCQAFTSVNPKRHLICRPNSMPTSLQESASNGDNSLEGENPPIDSEVETLAQPPTREQIMALLADAQREKLTKKLSEANQQNRFLKRQLNVKEDALVKFKSELGVMELEIQALARLAEEIAQSGIPEGSRKINGKYIHSHLVARLEAVHDQLKEQIKDVDAAQSKKVSVFWIGMAESVQVMGSFDGWSQGEHLSPEYNGSYTKFSTTLLLRPGRYEIKFLVDGEWQLSPEFPIIGEGLTKNNLLVVE, encoded by the exons ATGAAATACGAGAACATGGTACTCAATTCATTCAAGAACAAAGTAACTTCAGTTTTCAGTAGAGTTCCATG GGGAAGTAACAATCACTTCATAATGGAAATAAGTATTGCAAG GCCTCATCTTGAAACACGGGGAGtattcttttcaaatatttcaagAACAATAGCATGGGAAAGCTCTAAGAAACCTCCATGTACTGTGGCTGCCTTAAGTTCTACACAGGACTTTCACAGACTGGCCTCTTCCTGTCAAGCTTTTACTTCTGTGAATCCTAAAAGGCATTTAATCTGTAGACCAAACTCCATGCCGACTAGTTTACAGGAATCTGCATCTAATGGAGATAATTCGCTTGAAGGTGAGAATCCACCTATAGACTCAGAAGTGGAGACTTTGGCACAACCACCTACCCGTGAACAG ATAATGGCACTGCTTGCTGACGCACAGAGAGAAAAACTCACTAAGAAGCTTAGTGAAGCCAACCAGCAAAATCGATTCCTAAAAAGACAG TTGAACGTAAAGGAGGATGCATTGGTTAAATTCAAAAGTGAACTTGGTGTCATGGAGCTTGAAATTCAG GCTTTAGCTAGACTAGCAGAAGAAATAGCTCAATCCGGTATTCCAGAAGGTTCGAGGAAGATCAATGGAAAGTACATTCATTCTCACCTTGTTGCTAGATTAGAAG CCGTACATGACCAACTGAAGGAACAAATAAAGGATGTCGATGCGGCACAATCAAAGAAGGTTTCCGTGTTTTGGATTGGCATGGCTGAG AGCGTGCAAGTTATGGGATCCTTTGATGGCTGGAGCCAAGGAGAGCACCTTTCACCGGAATATAATGGTTCTTACACGAAGTTTTCAACAACATTGTTGCTCAGGCCAGGAAG gtatgaaattaaattcttaGTAGATGGTGAATGGCAGCTGTCCCCAGAATTCCCCATTATTGGTGAAGGGTTGacgaaaaataatttgttagttGTTGAGTAA
- the LOC114189972 gene encoding protein PTST, chloroplastic isoform X2: MEISIARPHLETRGVFFSNISRTIAWESSKKPPCTVAALSSTQDFHRLASSCQAFTSVNPKRHLICRPNSMPTSLQESASNGDNSLEGENPPIDSEVETLAQPPTREQIMALLADAQREKLTKKLSEANQQNRFLKRQLNVKEDALVKFKSELGVMELEIQALARLAEEIAQSGIPEGSRKINGKYIHSHLVARLEAVHDQLKEQIKDVDAAQSKKVSVFWIGMAESVQVMGSFDGWSQGEHLSPEYNGSYTKFSTTLLLRPGRYEIKFLVDGEWQLSPEFPIIGEGLTKNNLLVVE; encoded by the exons ATGGAAATAAGTATTGCAAG GCCTCATCTTGAAACACGGGGAGtattcttttcaaatatttcaagAACAATAGCATGGGAAAGCTCTAAGAAACCTCCATGTACTGTGGCTGCCTTAAGTTCTACACAGGACTTTCACAGACTGGCCTCTTCCTGTCAAGCTTTTACTTCTGTGAATCCTAAAAGGCATTTAATCTGTAGACCAAACTCCATGCCGACTAGTTTACAGGAATCTGCATCTAATGGAGATAATTCGCTTGAAGGTGAGAATCCACCTATAGACTCAGAAGTGGAGACTTTGGCACAACCACCTACCCGTGAACAG ATAATGGCACTGCTTGCTGACGCACAGAGAGAAAAACTCACTAAGAAGCTTAGTGAAGCCAACCAGCAAAATCGATTCCTAAAAAGACAG TTGAACGTAAAGGAGGATGCATTGGTTAAATTCAAAAGTGAACTTGGTGTCATGGAGCTTGAAATTCAG GCTTTAGCTAGACTAGCAGAAGAAATAGCTCAATCCGGTATTCCAGAAGGTTCGAGGAAGATCAATGGAAAGTACATTCATTCTCACCTTGTTGCTAGATTAGAAG CCGTACATGACCAACTGAAGGAACAAATAAAGGATGTCGATGCGGCACAATCAAAGAAGGTTTCCGTGTTTTGGATTGGCATGGCTGAG AGCGTGCAAGTTATGGGATCCTTTGATGGCTGGAGCCAAGGAGAGCACCTTTCACCGGAATATAATGGTTCTTACACGAAGTTTTCAACAACATTGTTGCTCAGGCCAGGAAG gtatgaaattaaattcttaGTAGATGGTGAATGGCAGCTGTCCCCAGAATTCCCCATTATTGGTGAAGGGTTGacgaaaaataatttgttagttGTTGAGTAA
- the LOC114173068 gene encoding protein C2-DOMAIN ABA-RELATED 4 isoform X1, giving the protein MENLLGLLRIHVERGVNLAIRDVVSSDPYVVIKLGKQKLKTRVVKKNLNPEWNDDLTLSISDPHAPIHLHVYDKDTFSLDDKMGDADFSIGPFTEAVKMRLTGLPNNTIVTKVLPSRQNCLAEESHIVWKDGKVVQNLVLRLRNVECGEVELQLHWIDIPGSRHL; this is encoded by the exons ATGGAGAACTTGCTGGGTCTGCTCAGAATTCATGTTGAAAGAGGTGTCAATCTTGCAATCAGGGATGTGGTGAGCAGTGATCCTTATGTTGTCATCAAACTGGGCAAGCAG AAGCTGAAGACTCGGGTGGTCAAGAAGAATTTAAATCCTGAATGGAATGATGACTTGACCCTGTCTATTTCAGATCCTCATGCTCCAATCCATCTT CATGTGTATGACAAGGACACATTCAGCTTAGATGACAAAATGGGGGATGCTGATTTTTCCATTGGTCCATTCACTGAAGCAGTGAAGATGCGCTTGACAGGTCTCCCCAACAATACCATAGTTACAAAAGTGTTACCTAGCAGACAAAACTGTTTGGCTGAAGAGAGTCACATTGTGTGGAAGGATGGCAAAGTTGTGCAAAACCTGGTTCTTAGACTAAGAAATGTAGAGTGTGGGGAGGTGGAACTCCAGTTGCATTGGATTGACATTCCTGGTTCAAGGCATCTCTAG
- the LOC114173068 gene encoding protein C2-DOMAIN ABA-RELATED 4 isoform X2, whose product MLSSNWASRTRFCTLALQLNNLNMDMQKTSCKLKTRVVKKNLNPEWNDDLTLSISDPHAPIHLHVYDKDTFSLDDKMGDADFSIGPFTEAVKMRLTGLPNNTIVTKVLPSRQNCLAEESHIVWKDGKVVQNLVLRLRNVECGEVELQLHWIDIPGSRHL is encoded by the exons ATGTTGTCATCAAACTGGGCAAGCAG aACTAGATTCTGCACTCTGGCACTCCAACTCAATAACTTAAATATGGATATGCAGAAAACTTCATGT AAGCTGAAGACTCGGGTGGTCAAGAAGAATTTAAATCCTGAATGGAATGATGACTTGACCCTGTCTATTTCAGATCCTCATGCTCCAATCCATCTT CATGTGTATGACAAGGACACATTCAGCTTAGATGACAAAATGGGGGATGCTGATTTTTCCATTGGTCCATTCACTGAAGCAGTGAAGATGCGCTTGACAGGTCTCCCCAACAATACCATAGTTACAAAAGTGTTACCTAGCAGACAAAACTGTTTGGCTGAAGAGAGTCACATTGTGTGGAAGGATGGCAAAGTTGTGCAAAACCTGGTTCTTAGACTAAGAAATGTAGAGTGTGGGGAGGTGGAACTCCAGTTGCATTGGATTGACATTCCTGGTTCAAGGCATCTCTAG